The DNA region TCAACAGCAGCCTGAGTGATGTTGCCGTCCAGCAGATCATCAGGATCATAGATTTCACGCAGCTCGTTGAACTTGCAGTAGAACTCGTAGAACATAGGAGCAACATCGTGATCCTGCAGGTACTGACCTACCAGCTCCAGAGTAACTGCCATGCCTGCACTCTCGTACAGCTGAATCATCTCGGAGAGATCCTCCCACGCACGTGCGGTGATGATCTTGTAGTTGTGTCTGTCGGTAGCGTCTATCTCGTAGAACAGAGTGGGGTGGAGTTCGAGGAATGCTATTATGCTGGGGTGAACACCGCCGTAGTAAGCGTATTCCTTCCAGCAGAGGAATTCAGCATCGATCTCGACCTTCTTGAATCTGTCCCATGTAACTATATCGAATTCGTTAACGGACTTGTTGAACTGAGGGGGGTTACCTGCGGTAACGATTACCCATCCGGGAGGGATCTGGTGCAGACCGAAGATCTTGTACTGCAGGAACTGCAGCATGATAGGTGCAAGAGATTCGGATACGCAGTTGATCTCATCGAGGAACAGAATGCCCTCACGGATGTGAGTCTGCTCCATAGTATAATAAATGTTTGCAATGATCTCCGACATCGTATACTCGGAAACCTTAACATCGGCACCGACGAAGTTTCTCTCAACGATAACAGGCAGACCCATTGCAGATTCTCTGGTCTGGTGAGCCATCGAGTAGGATATCAGGTTAACGCCTGTCTCCTGAGCTATCTGGTCCATGATAGCGGTCTTGCCGATACCGGGAGGTCCGAGCAGGAAGCAGGGTCTCTGATGCTCGATGCTTATCTTGTACTCACCAAACTCATCTTTTTCCAGATAAGCCTTGATAGAATCGAGCACTTG from Ruminococcus albus AD2013 includes:
- a CDS encoding ATP-binding protein is translated as MTIKDAKQQVLDSIKAYLEKDEFGEYKISIEHQRPCFLLGPPGIGKTAIMDQIAQETGVNLISYSMAHQTRESAMGLPVIVERNFVGADVKVSEYTMSEIIANIYYTMEQTHIREGILFLDEINCVSESLAPIMLQFLQYKIFGLHQIPPGWVIVTAGNPPQFNKSVNEFDIVTWDRFKKVEIDAEFLCWKEYAYYGGVHPSIIAFLELHPTLFYEIDATDRHNYKIITARAWEDLSEMIQLYESAGMAVTLELVGQYLQDHDVAPMFYEFYCKFNELREIYDPDDLLDGNITQAAVDRAGKADIEEAIALMNLLMDGVTYTMRTTIQMEKMIRQIHPKLEDILIKINEGLSCRQIIAEHIMTTRKNLDMAVKARIISPSNKKIQHWIIHNLEAYMDKCTNEGRDNKQRCTIIIQNAFTNLLTGAKNVTSQSMSGMKNMFTFMEAAYGAESPVMKKLLEELTVNCHTTDFIKKYGSDEFYRLLGQPAAAPTYNNMYELNLEDCLKFEQE